Genomic window (Hallerella porci):
CTTTTACCGGACAGCAATAACTTACTAATCATACCATACAACAGCATAAGAAACACTAAAATATTGCAGACCATACCGCCCCAAAACAGGTACAACTTCAAGCCCTCATATCTAAAAAAACTGTTCTTACTTTCCTCAAGCTCCCGGATCTTCTGCTTCATCACGCTCGTAAGTGTATCAGACTGCTTCTCAAGAAGCTTTGTAGCCCTCTGTATAGCCTCTATATTCGCCTGTAACGCCTTTCTAACCTCTTGGACGGTGTTTTCCTTAACCTCATCTTTCAGGCTCCCAATCTCGCCCGATATAGCGTCTTGAAGCAATTCGTTGCTGTTCTTCAGCAGCTCTACGCTCTGCTTCAGCTCGCTGATGAGCTTCCTGTTCTGCTCTGCGTCTCTCTGCCTGTTCTGCTCTGCCCTCACTTGTTCTTGATTTGACTGCTTCATCAATTCCTCGCAGTTCTCGCTCGACATCGCCAACGCTTCTTTGAGCAGACTGTTTTCCAGCTCTGTCCGGCTCTGTCGGTTTAACTCTTGAAGCTGCTCTCTTGGACTGCTCTGCTTCTGCTGTTCGTGCATTTCTCTCAAACTCATGCTCCATACTCTCCTTTCCAAAATCCATATTGTAGTATTTTTCCAGCTTGTTATCCCTGATTTTACAAGCCTTTTCTCCTGCCTGTTCCCTGGCTAAGTCGGTATATGTGATGTACTTGTGGCTGTCCTGCCAGTCCACCCCGTACCCTCTTTCATTCATCAGCCGGATAAAGGTTTCCCGGCTGGTCGCTGTTTCCTTACAATCCAGCACCGCAAGGGCAATATCCTGCACATAGCTTTTGACCTTTCCCTGCTCTGCCTGTTTCAAAAGCTGGTAGGTGTCTTTGCTCCATGCCACCGTTTCTTCCCGGACTTCTCCAGCAAATGTCTTTCCTTTCTCCGGCACATGCAAGCCCTGTTCCCAGCTCTGCTCGTTGCACCGTTCCTTTAAGTCTTTAAGGTCGTGCTTACTCAGAGGGTAATTTAGGGTATAACAAAATAACCCACCCGAATATCGTTTTTTTTATTTGGTGAGTTTGTTCTTTCAAATACGAAACAAATGCTCATGTACGGTAAAGTATCACAAGAAAATTATGTCGAATTGACAGCCGCCTCCGCTATACCGAATAAGGAAATAAAGAGTCCTCAAATTTTGCGCTACTAAATGAAGACGAGCGGAAGTAATCTCCCGCTCGTCAGTAAACTTAACTATGCCATATCAATCCCGCTTCTTTCCCGCCACCGGCACTAAGAACAGCGCGGGCAACAGCAGGAAAGCGGTACAGACCAGCCCCCAGGGTATGGACACCTGCTGGGCTACCAGCCCCACAATAGGCCCGCCGATGATCTGCCCGAAAGAGTCCAGCTGTCCGCTGGTGGAAAAGACTGTGGCGCGCATTTTCTCATCCACATGGTCGTTCATCCAGGCGGCCAGCACAGGCTCCTTGATGGTGCGCATAAGCCCCGCCAGCAGGAACACCAACAACATGAACCAAAAGCTCCGCCCCACCGCGAAGAGAACCAGGAACAGGATATACCCGGCGCTGGTGGACATGACCACACTGGTTCGGCTGACAGTCCCTTTTTTCTCCATGCGGGCGATGAGCAACTGAGAAGCCAGAATACCTAAGCCGCTGCCGATAAGACTGATAACACCGAACCAAGTGACGCTGTTCAGCGGCCCGATAACGGGTATTACCGTGTCATCCAGAAAATGAGCGGTGGAGAGCCGGTCAAAGCCTTCACTGGCAAGTCCCCCGCATAGTGTGATTGCTAAGAGCGCCAGCAACACAGGTGCGCCTTTCACAAAGCCCAGGTTGAGCTTGAACAGGCAGACAAAGTCTTTAAGCAAGCCCTGCCGTTCCTCAATAGCAGGGGAGAAGTTGGTTTCTGGCATGATGCGAACCAACACCAGCCCCAACAACAAGCACAAACTGCCCCCCAAGATGACAGGCATTTGCAGGTTTATGTTTCCCAGCAGTGTGCCCAGCACCACGCCCAGAACGCCGCCGATTTGCCCCATTTGACTGCCCCGCAGGAACACCTTGTCTATGGGTTTGTCCTCTTCCTCCGAGGCAATCCACGCCTCCAGAGCGCCGGTGATGAAGGTATCACCGCAACCCCAGA
Coding sequences:
- the tet(40) gene encoding tetracycline efflux MFS transporter Tet(40); this encodes MFAKNSKAYSVYLLIRFVFSLAVSMSTVLSIVYHLEVVQLDAFQLVLVGTVLETSCFLFEIPTGVVADLYSRRRSVLIGMFLYGLGFLMEGALPWFAPVLLAQVVWGCGDTFITGALEAWIASEEEDKPIDKVFLRGSQMGQIGGVLGVVLGTLLGNINLQMPVILGGSLCLLLGLVLVRIMPETNFSPAIEERQGLLKDFVCLFKLNLGFVKGAPVLLALLAITLCGGLASEGFDRLSTAHFLDDTVIPVIGPLNSVTWFGVISLIGSGLGILASQLLIARMEKKGTVSRTSVVMSTSAGYILFLVLFAVGRSFWFMLLVFLLAGLMRTIKEPVLAAWMNDHVDEKMRATVFSTSGQLDSFGQIIGGPIVGLVAQQVSIPWGLVCTAFLLLPALFLVPVAGKKRD